A section of the Acidobacterium capsulatum ATCC 51196 genome encodes:
- a CDS encoding glutaredoxin family protein, producing the protein MKKVTLYSQPGCPPCFAAKAFLQSRNVPFEYKDVQADPAALQELLALDSRSTPTLVVGEEVMIGFDPDRLTRMLEG; encoded by the coding sequence ATGAAAAAGGTCACGCTTTATAGTCAACCCGGATGCCCGCCGTGTTTCGCGGCCAAGGCCTTTCTGCAATCGCGCAACGTGCCGTTTGAATACAAGGACGTGCAGGCCGACCCCGCGGCTTTGCAGGAGTTGCTCGCGCTCGACAGCCGCTCCACGCCCACGCTGGTGGTCGGCGAAGAGGTGATGATCGGCTTTGACCCCGACCGGCTCACCCGCATGCTCGAGGGGTAG
- a CDS encoding GNAT family N-acetyltransferase, which translates to MAVTGMQQSDSPDIGSDTFSLHGRHVWLEPLTLDHVPGLLAAAAADPALYAMTVVPQTHAGMTEYVQTALAWREAGTAFPFAVLRADSEEVIGSTRFYQLEHWAWPPGHPLHGRATPDACEIGYTWYAPSAVRTAVNTEAKKLLLTHAFEHWQVLRVCLHTDVRNERSRRAMERMGAKLEGILRAHKIGSDLTVRDSARYSITAGEWPAVKAHLEALEQRYL; encoded by the coding sequence ATGGCGGTCACCGGAATGCAGCAGAGTGATTCACCGGATATAGGATCAGACACTTTCTCATTGCACGGCCGGCATGTCTGGCTCGAGCCGCTCACGCTCGACCATGTGCCGGGGCTGCTGGCAGCCGCCGCGGCCGATCCTGCGCTGTATGCGATGACGGTGGTTCCGCAGACGCACGCCGGCATGACAGAGTATGTGCAGACGGCGCTCGCCTGGCGCGAAGCCGGCACGGCCTTCCCCTTTGCCGTGCTGCGCGCCGACAGCGAGGAAGTGATTGGCTCAACGCGCTTCTATCAACTGGAGCATTGGGCATGGCCCCCCGGCCATCCACTGCATGGGCGTGCGACGCCGGACGCGTGCGAAATCGGCTACACCTGGTATGCCCCGAGCGCGGTGCGCACCGCAGTCAACACTGAGGCGAAGAAGCTGCTGCTCACCCACGCCTTTGAGCACTGGCAGGTGCTGCGCGTGTGTCTGCACACCGATGTGCGCAACGAGCGCTCGCGCCGCGCCATGGAGCGCATGGGCGCAAAGCTTGAGGGTATTTTGCGCGCGCACAAGATAGGCTCAGATCTCACCGTGCGCGACTCGGCCCGCTACTCCATCACGGCCGGGGAGTGGCCCGCCGTCAAAGCGCATCTTGAGGCTCTCGAGCAGCGCTACCTCTGA
- a CDS encoding penicillin-binding protein 1A, producing MDRLDRRGPWDVTEESFHRRPARAQRPEFRPPARRRKVAGSLALVLLVVLAAAAGSLGGVLLIYSVDLPQISELEHYRPMSTTEIYDRNGQLIGSFALQRRTVVRYQDFAPVLRDAIISIEDKNFESHWGVNLFRIAGAAYHDMVSHTRSQGASTLTMQLARNLFLSDRRTFSRKLQEVLLTLQMEHTLTKQQIFTLYANQIYLGSGVYGFEAGAEFYFSKHASQLTLPEAALLAALPKGPEEYSPIRNPTRAFERRNLVIDEMLEDGKITDAQANAARNAPLGLHLAPPPNSVAPWFVENVREELDRRFGTQRVHEAGLKVYTTLDLNLQKVANQAVLTGLEAYEQRHGWRGHLLNVLDADLNPETFWHPDWSNPAVPGAWMHAVVTDVEPYQVTARIAKRTLLLAPDDWKWTGFTSAEKFLHVGDIIYVHLTADDGTVLHGELAEDSGVEAALLAIDNSTGGVLAMVGGRDFNLSQFNRATQAERQTGSSFKPYVYTAAVEDGITPQDHILDTPVSWGSYVPHNYDHRFEGSITIEHAFADSRNIPALKLAARVGIHNVIALAHKFGVTSNIPPFLPIALGAVEISLEQQVSAYSVFPNDGVRIAPHLIRKVTDAQGIPLLQTEPQVSEVITAKTARTMIAMFKDVIAHGTGENVAALHHALGGKTGTTNNYTDAWFVGFSPSTTCGVWVGYDDRESLGKGETGAHAALPIWTEFMKAAITGKPDETFPGDAFPLPDSMKGSTIQIQPHSAASHP from the coding sequence TTGGATCGACTGGATCGACGCGGTCCCTGGGATGTCACCGAAGAGAGCTTTCACCGCAGGCCTGCTCGCGCGCAGCGTCCGGAGTTTCGTCCGCCCGCGCGCCGGCGCAAGGTGGCCGGCTCTCTCGCGCTGGTGCTGCTGGTGGTGCTTGCCGCTGCTGCCGGCTCGCTCGGCGGCGTGCTGCTCATCTATTCGGTCGATCTGCCGCAGATCTCCGAGCTTGAGCATTACCGCCCCATGTCCACCACAGAGATTTATGACCGCAACGGCCAGTTGATTGGCTCGTTTGCGCTGCAGCGCCGCACCGTGGTGCGCTACCAGGACTTCGCGCCGGTGCTGCGCGACGCCATCATCTCCATCGAAGACAAAAATTTTGAGAGCCACTGGGGCGTCAATCTCTTCCGCATCGCGGGCGCGGCTTATCACGACATGGTCTCGCACACCCGCTCGCAGGGCGCTTCCACGCTCACCATGCAACTGGCGCGCAATCTCTTCCTCTCTGACCGCCGTACCTTCTCGCGCAAGCTGCAAGAGGTACTGCTCACGCTGCAAATGGAGCACACCCTCACCAAGCAGCAAATCTTCACGCTGTATGCGAATCAGATCTATCTCGGCAGCGGCGTCTACGGCTTTGAGGCCGGCGCGGAGTTCTACTTCTCAAAGCACGCGAGCCAGCTCACCCTGCCCGAAGCCGCTCTGCTGGCCGCGCTGCCCAAAGGCCCAGAGGAATACTCGCCCATCCGCAACCCCACGCGGGCCTTTGAGCGCCGCAATCTCGTCATCGACGAGATGCTTGAGGACGGCAAGATTACCGACGCACAGGCCAACGCCGCCCGCAACGCGCCGCTGGGCCTGCACCTTGCGCCGCCGCCCAACTCGGTCGCGCCCTGGTTCGTTGAGAACGTGCGCGAAGAGCTGGACCGCCGCTTTGGCACGCAGCGCGTGCATGAGGCCGGGCTCAAGGTCTACACCACGCTTGACCTGAATCTGCAGAAGGTGGCGAATCAGGCGGTGCTGACCGGCCTGGAGGCCTATGAGCAGCGCCACGGCTGGCGGGGGCATCTGCTCAACGTGCTCGATGCCGATTTGAACCCCGAAACCTTCTGGCATCCGGACTGGTCAAACCCCGCCGTGCCCGGCGCCTGGATGCATGCCGTCGTCACCGATGTGGAGCCTTACCAGGTGACAGCGCGCATTGCCAAGCGCACCCTGCTGCTCGCTCCCGACGACTGGAAGTGGACCGGCTTCACTTCGGCGGAGAAGTTTCTGCACGTGGGCGACATCATCTATGTTCACCTGACCGCAGATGACGGCACCGTGCTGCACGGCGAGCTCGCCGAAGACTCCGGCGTCGAGGCCGCGCTGCTGGCCATCGACAACTCCACCGGCGGCGTGCTGGCCATGGTGGGCGGCCGCGACTTCAACCTCTCGCAGTTCAATCGCGCCACGCAGGCCGAGCGGCAGACCGGCTCATCCTTCAAACCCTATGTCTACACGGCGGCCGTCGAAGACGGCATCACGCCGCAGGATCACATTCTCGACACGCCGGTTTCATGGGGCTCATACGTGCCGCACAACTATGACCATCGCTTTGAGGGCAGCATCACCATCGAGCATGCCTTTGCCGATTCGCGCAACATTCCCGCGCTTAAGCTGGCTGCCAGGGTCGGCATTCACAATGTGATTGCATTGGCGCACAAATTTGGGGTGACCAGCAACATTCCGCCGTTTCTGCCCATTGCGCTGGGCGCGGTCGAGATCAGCCTTGAGCAGCAGGTCTCGGCCTACTCCGTCTTTCCGAATGACGGCGTTCGCATTGCCCCGCACCTGATTCGCAAGGTGACCGACGCGCAGGGCATTCCTTTGTTGCAGACTGAGCCGCAGGTGAGTGAAGTCATCACGGCGAAGACGGCCCGCACCATGATCGCCATGTTCAAAGACGTCATCGCGCACGGCACTGGAGAAAATGTCGCCGCGCTGCATCATGCGCTGGGCGGCAAGACCGGCACCACCAACAACTACACCGATGCATGGTTTGTGGGCTTTTCGCCCTCAACCACCTGTGGCGTGTGGGTGGGCTATGACGATCGCGAATCACTCGGCAAAGGCGAAACGGGCGCACACGCAGCGCTGCCCATCTGGACGGAATTCATGAAGGCTGCCATCACCGGCAAACCGGATGAGACCTTTCCCGGAGATGCTTTTCCACTGCCAGATTCCATGAAGGGAAGTACTATCCAGATACAACCTCATTCCGCCGCATCGCATCCTTGA
- a CDS encoding MBL fold metallo-hydrolase, giving the protein MQAEIVILGSGTSMGVPTLGCTCAVCTSTDPRNRRMRPSIAVEWQWEGAPRRVLIDTGPDFREQALRSGVHHVDAVFYTHPHADHILGLDDLRPLSFRHRPNYLPLYADANTARILERVFEYTFSPASQYPTRARVQLFPIDGHDTTQVAGAAFQRVPLQHGNVEVSGFRFGNAAYLTDMKSIPDASLPLLEGLDVMILDALRPQEHPSHANLEEALHWVEVVKPRQAWFTHMSHEIDHEATEATFPPHVRLSYDGLRIPIEI; this is encoded by the coding sequence ATGCAGGCAGAGATCGTCATTCTCGGCAGCGGCACCTCCATGGGGGTGCCCACGCTCGGCTGCACCTGCGCGGTGTGCACCTCGACCGACCCGCGCAATCGCCGCATGCGGCCCTCCATTGCCGTGGAGTGGCAGTGGGAGGGTGCGCCGCGCCGCGTGCTCATCGACACGGGGCCGGACTTTCGCGAGCAGGCCCTGCGCTCCGGAGTACACCACGTGGACGCGGTGTTTTATACGCATCCGCATGCCGACCACATTCTGGGGCTGGACGATCTGCGCCCGCTGAGCTTTCGCCACAGGCCGAATTATCTGCCGCTTTACGCCGACGCCAACACCGCGCGCATTCTGGAGCGCGTGTTTGAGTACACCTTTTCGCCCGCGTCGCAGTATCCCACTCGCGCGCGCGTCCAACTCTTCCCCATTGACGGGCACGACACCACGCAGGTGGCGGGAGCCGCCTTTCAGCGCGTACCGCTGCAGCATGGCAACGTGGAGGTCTCCGGCTTTCGCTTTGGCAACGCTGCCTATCTGACGGACATGAAGAGCATTCCTGACGCAAGCCTGCCGCTGCTTGAGGGGCTCGATGTCATGATTCTCGACGCGCTGCGGCCGCAGGAGCACCCGAGCCACGCCAACCTTGAGGAAGCGCTGCATTGGGTAGAGGTGGTGAAGCCGCGCCAGGCGTGGTTCACGCATATGTCGCACGAGATTGATCACGAGGCGACTGAAGCCACTTTTCCGCCGCATGTGCGGCTGTCCTACGACGGATTGCGCATCCCCATTGAAATCTGA
- a CDS encoding acyltransferase family protein: protein MNANVLDLSPQAEKTQIKPKAHISALDGIRGLAVLLVFLDHYGDLTQHAHSTVLVLMQRIKSTGYIGVDIFFALSGYLITGILWKTKHDEHRVRNFYAKRALRLFPVYYGVWIFLLLYSAITGAGWNPVAFLEYLFYWGIWRHSITASSVHFLWAIFGPSR from the coding sequence ATGAATGCCAATGTATTAGATCTCTCCCCTCAGGCGGAGAAGACGCAAATCAAGCCAAAGGCACACATCAGCGCACTCGATGGAATCCGTGGCCTGGCAGTGCTGCTGGTTTTCCTGGATCACTACGGAGATCTTACCCAGCATGCGCACTCTACCGTGCTGGTGCTCATGCAGCGAATCAAGTCGACAGGCTACATCGGTGTCGATATTTTCTTTGCTCTCTCTGGGTATCTGATTACTGGAATTCTCTGGAAAACGAAGCACGATGAGCATCGGGTCCGGAATTTCTACGCCAAGCGCGCACTTCGTCTCTTCCCCGTTTATTACGGCGTATGGATATTCCTGCTGCTGTATAGCGCCATCACTGGTGCGGGTTGGAACCCTGTGGCATTCCTGGAGTACTTATTTTATTGGGGAATCTGGCGGCACAGCATCACGGCATCATCGGTCCATTTCTTGTGGGCCATTTTTGGTCCCTCGCGGTAG
- the mtnP gene encoding S-methyl-5'-thioadenosine phosphorylase: MQQAEIGIIGGSGLYAMPGLSNVRELSVDTPFGKPSDPLVLGDLEGRKVAFLARHGRGHRLLPSELNFRANIYAMKQIGVEQILSVSAVGSLKEEHKPTDFVIPDQFIDRTFHRESTFFGEGIVAHVAFGDPVCANVRQALEAGCTAEKVVGKQGGTYVCMEGPQFSTRAESNLYRSWGADVIGMTNLQEAKLAREAEICYATLAMVTDYDCWREGHDDVTVDQIVAVIHQNTANASRVIRTAVQQLPTERTCACKTALTHAVMTSPDAIPQATRAKLALLLDRVLP, from the coding sequence TTGCAACAGGCAGAGATCGGCATCATCGGCGGCAGCGGGCTTTATGCCATGCCGGGTTTGAGCAACGTACGTGAACTGAGCGTGGACACGCCCTTCGGCAAGCCCAGCGATCCGCTGGTGCTGGGCGACCTTGAAGGCCGCAAGGTGGCCTTTCTGGCGCGCCACGGGCGCGGGCACCGCCTGCTGCCTTCTGAGCTGAACTTTCGCGCCAACATCTACGCGATGAAGCAGATCGGCGTCGAGCAGATTCTCTCGGTCTCGGCCGTCGGCTCGCTCAAGGAAGAGCACAAGCCCACCGACTTTGTGATTCCCGACCAGTTCATTGACCGCACCTTCCATCGCGAATCCACCTTCTTTGGCGAGGGCATCGTCGCGCACGTCGCGTTTGGCGACCCCGTCTGCGCCAACGTGCGCCAGGCGCTCGAAGCCGGTTGCACGGCCGAGAAGGTTGTGGGCAAGCAGGGCGGCACCTATGTCTGTATGGAGGGCCCGCAGTTCTCCACGCGCGCCGAGTCCAACCTCTATCGTAGTTGGGGCGCCGACGTGATCGGCATGACCAATTTGCAGGAGGCCAAGCTCGCCCGCGAGGCCGAGATTTGCTATGCCACCCTCGCCATGGTCACCGACTATGACTGCTGGCGTGAGGGCCACGACGACGTGACCGTGGACCAGATCGTCGCCGTGATTCATCAGAACACGGCCAACGCAAGCCGCGTCATTCGCACCGCCGTGCAGCAGCTGCCCACCGAGCGCACCTGTGCCTGCAAGACCGCGCTGACGCACGCCGTCATGACCAGCCCCGATGCGATTCCGCAGGCCACGCGCGCCAAATTGGCGCTGCTGCTCGATCGCGTGCTGCCGTAG
- the ribF gene encoding bifunctional riboflavin kinase/FMN adenylyltransferase, giving the protein MQVFRSLDEIPAALGPTVAAIGNFDGVHRGHQAIIADVRARAAALQAASVAVTFDPHPVRLLRPEAAPRLITPLPERLDLLAATGLDATLVLPFTREFSQTPARDFAERVLARGLHAVEVHEGDSFRFGRGAEAGTPELVEFGKEMGFAVYGHRVLTVRGVPVSSSEVRRRIAAGEMGMARALLGRAFSVCSTQERGRGIGSRLLVPTINLAAYDELVPAHGVYVTRVRIGAGAAKRSFRAVTNCGVRPTFGVERFAIESYLLGWNPEADPVEITPETPVEVCFLQRLRDEQAFPSPEALKAQIMRDVAKAEHYHRLAERLG; this is encoded by the coding sequence ATGCAAGTTTTCCGCTCACTCGACGAAATTCCCGCCGCGCTTGGCCCCACCGTGGCCGCCATCGGCAACTTTGACGGCGTGCATCGCGGACACCAGGCCATCATCGCCGATGTGCGCGCCCGCGCCGCCGCGCTGCAGGCAGCCTCGGTGGCGGTGACGTTTGATCCTCACCCGGTGCGCCTGCTGCGGCCCGAGGCCGCGCCGAGACTCATCACTCCGCTGCCGGAACGGCTTGATTTGCTGGCTGCCACGGGTCTCGATGCCACGCTGGTGCTGCCCTTCACACGGGAGTTTTCGCAGACCCCGGCCCGCGACTTTGCCGAGCGCGTGCTGGCGCGCGGACTGCACGCCGTGGAGGTGCATGAAGGCGACAGCTTCCGCTTTGGGCGCGGCGCCGAAGCCGGCACGCCGGAGCTGGTGGAGTTCGGCAAGGAGATGGGCTTTGCCGTGTATGGGCATCGCGTGTTGACCGTGCGGGGGGTGCCGGTCTCAAGCAGCGAAGTGCGCCGCCGCATCGCGGCCGGCGAAATGGGCATGGCGCGGGCGCTGCTGGGCCGCGCGTTTTCCGTCTGCTCCACGCAGGAGCGCGGACGCGGCATCGGCAGCCGGCTGCTGGTGCCGACCATCAATCTGGCCGCGTATGACGAGCTGGTTCCGGCGCATGGCGTGTATGTGACGCGCGTGCGCATCGGCGCGGGCGCGGCGAAGCGCAGCTTTCGCGCGGTGACCAACTGCGGCGTGCGCCCCACCTTTGGCGTGGAGCGCTTTGCGATTGAGTCGTATCTGCTGGGCTGGAATCCGGAAGCGGACCCGGTCGAAATCACGCCGGAGACGCCGGTGGAAGTCTGCTTTCTGCAAAGGCTGCGCGACGAGCAGGCCTTCCCTTCCCCAGAGGCGCTGAAGGCGCAGATCATGCGCGACGTGGCGAAGGCCGAACACTACCACCGGCTGGCGGAGCGGCTGGGCTGA
- a CDS encoding acyltransferase family protein, with protein sequence MGHFWSLAVEEQFYLLWPLVLWNCRSLTTALRLLVALFFISLGLKIAILIGHWNVPAYYLLPTHMESISAGAFIALANLRWPDFCQRAAKIVLPATLIGLVAAFVVLHGLPDQKLLPITVVFPLAGAGSAALILRAQDVASVWSKVMNWKALRFYGKISYGFYIYHYLLREVLKKYLFIPLHGLIHNRIFAGSIYFVLALAVCTGISAASFYFYESRFLKMKRYFESRPAR encoded by the coding sequence GTGGGCCATTTTTGGTCCCTCGCGGTAGAAGAGCAGTTTTATTTGCTCTGGCCGCTCGTTCTTTGGAACTGCCGAAGTTTGACTACAGCATTGCGACTGCTGGTCGCGCTGTTCTTCATTTCGCTTGGCCTGAAAATAGCGATATTAATCGGTCATTGGAACGTCCCGGCGTACTACCTTCTGCCGACTCACATGGAGTCGATTTCAGCCGGTGCGTTTATCGCGCTCGCGAATCTGCGGTGGCCCGACTTCTGTCAGCGTGCCGCCAAGATCGTGTTGCCAGCGACACTCATTGGACTGGTTGCAGCATTCGTCGTTCTGCATGGGCTGCCTGATCAAAAACTATTGCCGATCACCGTGGTTTTTCCTTTGGCTGGCGCGGGAAGCGCAGCATTGATTCTTCGGGCGCAGGATGTTGCATCTGTTTGGTCAAAGGTGATGAATTGGAAGGCGCTGCGCTTCTACGGAAAAATCAGCTATGGCTTTTACATTTATCACTACCTGCTGCGGGAAGTGCTCAAGAAGTACCTTTTCATTCCGCTTCACGGTTTAATCCACAATCGCATATTCGCTGGTAGCATCTACTTTGTTCTTGCTCTTGCAGTTTGCACGGGTATCTCCGCTGCCAGCTTCTACTTTTACGAGAGCAGATTTCTGAAGATGAAGCGCTACTTTGAGTCGCGTCCTGCTCGATAG
- a CDS encoding YgfZ/GcvT domain-containing protein, whose amino-acid sequence MVDTPAAISPLALHLAEKYPGAEWSSDQAQGSGRAIVRRFGDAAQELHALLSTAAVFDLAHRSLLSIRGGDQQRWLNGMITNTIKDLPAGHSNYSYVLNAQGRILGDLTACRFPDHILLVTDETQVAGLAEHFDHFIIMDDVELEKVQGRAAIGLAGPEAALLLERAGLPLPEGPLTFVDAPDLGSQPVLILQEYGPVVPRFTLWMAEADAPAFWDRLAVAGMMPAGADALEMLRLLEGVPQYGVDFSEKYLPQEVDGSRPLHFNKGCYLGQEIVERIRSRATVHRQLRVVELTGTLPALPAPVEVGEAQAIGEITSAAALPGGPRLLGLAMLRNEAMERQQTLTYEGGTLRALDAAALTALRTEILSSAAQQLSPAAQHPAK is encoded by the coding sequence ATGGTAGATACCCCTGCAGCGATCTCCCCGCTCGCTTTGCATCTGGCGGAAAAGTACCCCGGAGCCGAATGGTCTTCTGATCAGGCTCAGGGAAGTGGCCGCGCCATCGTGCGCCGGTTTGGCGATGCCGCGCAGGAGCTGCACGCATTGCTCAGCACCGCGGCGGTTTTTGATCTGGCGCATCGCAGCCTGCTTTCGATTCGCGGCGGCGACCAGCAGCGCTGGCTGAACGGCATGATCACCAACACGATCAAGGATCTGCCTGCCGGCCACTCGAACTACAGCTATGTGCTCAATGCGCAGGGCAGAATTCTGGGCGACCTGACGGCCTGCCGCTTTCCCGATCATATCCTGCTGGTGACCGATGAGACGCAGGTGGCGGGGCTGGCGGAGCATTTCGATCATTTCATCATCATGGACGATGTGGAGCTCGAAAAGGTGCAGGGACGCGCCGCCATCGGTTTGGCCGGACCGGAAGCCGCGCTGCTGCTGGAACGTGCCGGACTGCCGCTGCCGGAGGGTCCGCTGACCTTTGTGGATGCGCCGGATCTGGGCTCGCAGCCCGTTCTTATCCTGCAGGAGTATGGGCCGGTGGTGCCCCGCTTCACGCTCTGGATGGCCGAGGCCGACGCGCCTGCCTTCTGGGACCGGCTCGCAGTGGCCGGGATGATGCCCGCAGGTGCGGACGCGCTCGAGATGCTGCGCCTGCTCGAAGGCGTACCGCAGTATGGCGTGGACTTCAGCGAGAAATATCTGCCGCAGGAAGTGGACGGCAGCCGTCCCCTGCACTTTAACAAGGGCTGCTATCTGGGGCAGGAGATTGTGGAGCGCATTCGCTCGCGCGCGACCGTGCATCGGCAGTTGCGCGTGGTGGAGCTGACCGGCACGCTGCCCGCTTTGCCCGCGCCCGTAGAGGTTGGCGAGGCACAGGCGATTGGCGAAATCACCAGTGCGGCGGCGCTGCCCGGCGGCCCGCGCCTGCTGGGGCTGGCCATGCTGCGCAACGAGGCTATGGAGCGCCAGCAGACATTGACCTATGAAGGAGGCACGCTGCGCGCGCTTGACGCCGCGGCGCTGACTGCACTTCGCACTGAAATTCTTTCATCGGCAGCACAACAGCTTTCCCCGGCGGCGCAGCATCCGGCGAAGTGA
- a CDS encoding DUF1844 domain-containing protein, with protein MDEKPPAFTVTDRRKFTFDGDLRDGETTASPSEAAKTLEPQAVAPESAPEAAPKAAKVVSMPRREPEPEAAATPEPVVAHTDAAAEAATEEDQPAPITAEESAEQHAAYQASSQQLDDMLKQANPGMQASGPVTFDHVVQSIYLSAMIAMGAGTEPGQKPRIDILGARQSIDMLSVLQEKTKGNLSEREQTLLQSALFELRMMFLEITNAISKAAHQPPPGQK; from the coding sequence ATGGACGAGAAACCACCCGCATTTACCGTGACTGACCGCCGCAAGTTCACCTTTGACGGTGACCTGCGCGACGGCGAAACCACCGCGAGCCCGAGCGAAGCCGCGAAGACCCTCGAGCCGCAGGCAGTAGCTCCTGAATCCGCGCCGGAGGCTGCTCCCAAAGCCGCCAAGGTGGTCAGCATGCCGCGCCGCGAGCCCGAGCCGGAAGCGGCCGCAACCCCGGAGCCTGTGGTGGCACATACAGATGCCGCTGCGGAAGCCGCGACGGAAGAAGACCAGCCCGCGCCAATTACCGCAGAGGAGTCCGCCGAGCAGCATGCGGCGTATCAAGCCTCATCGCAGCAGCTCGATGACATGCTCAAGCAGGCCAATCCCGGCATGCAGGCGAGCGGCCCGGTGACGTTTGATCATGTGGTGCAGTCGATCTATCTCTCGGCCATGATCGCCATGGGTGCGGGTACCGAGCCGGGGCAGAAGCCGCGCATTGATATTCTTGGCGCGCGCCAGAGCATTGACATGCTCAGCGTGCTGCAGGAGAAGACCAAAGGCAACCTGAGCGAGCGCGAGCAGACGCTGCTGCAGAGCGCGCTCTTTGAGCTGCGCATGATGTTCCTGGAGATCACCAACGCCATCTCCAAGGCCGCGCACCAGCCGCCTCCGGGGCAGAAGTAG
- a CDS encoding acyltransferase family protein, with translation MAIQKYLRTLQGKSLPAVIEELRTAPGALHYETRTHIGALDGIRGLAVLMVFADHYGNLDAYSHSTMVMLAEHLKSTGWMGVDLFFVLSGFLITNILWRTRQQTHRARNFYMKRILRLFPVYYGVWIFLLLYSAITATGWEPRVFLEYLFYAGNYAAPTHLRIGPFMIDHFWSLAVEEQFYLIWPLVLWNIRRMDTALRLLAAMFGLSALIKLVCLFVDPKIHAYYYLPTHMEPLAAGAFVALAYMKWPDACQRAARAGLVLTVPALVIAFNYFHGLADTSLRVLTVALPLVAIAGVSLLLRSLDSRAFLAKLMNLRVLRFYGKISYGLYVYHYLLQIPLKQVLYVPIHHVLKSHLLAGVAYFALALAVCTLIATLSLQFYEKPFLRMKRRFEEPAGPAQEQAA, from the coding sequence ATGGCCATACAAAAATATCTTCGAACACTCCAAGGGAAATCATTGCCTGCTGTAATTGAAGAATTGCGCACTGCGCCGGGAGCGTTGCATTACGAAACGCGCACGCATATCGGCGCGCTGGATGGCATTCGAGGGCTGGCTGTGCTGATGGTCTTCGCCGATCATTATGGCAATCTCGACGCCTACTCACACTCCACCATGGTGATGCTCGCGGAGCATCTGAAATCGACGGGCTGGATGGGGGTGGACCTGTTCTTTGTACTCTCCGGCTTCCTGATTACAAACATTCTCTGGAGAACCCGGCAGCAGACGCATCGTGCGCGTAACTTCTACATGAAGCGCATCCTGCGCCTGTTTCCTGTTTACTACGGAGTCTGGATTTTTCTGCTCCTGTATAGCGCGATCACCGCGACCGGCTGGGAGCCGCGTGTTTTCCTGGAGTATCTTTTCTACGCCGGCAACTATGCGGCACCCACCCATTTGAGAATCGGCCCTTTCATGATCGACCACTTCTGGTCTCTCGCCGTGGAAGAGCAGTTTTACCTCATCTGGCCTCTGGTTTTATGGAATATCCGGCGCATGGATACAGCGCTCAGGCTGCTTGCGGCAATGTTCGGATTGTCCGCGTTGATCAAACTGGTGTGCCTGTTTGTAGATCCGAAAATTCACGCCTACTACTATTTGCCGACCCATATGGAGCCTCTTGCCGCGGGTGCGTTTGTCGCATTGGCATACATGAAGTGGCCGGATGCCTGCCAACGTGCCGCACGGGCCGGACTGGTCTTGACCGTGCCTGCCTTGGTAATTGCGTTCAATTACTTTCATGGGCTCGCTGATACGAGTCTCCGTGTCTTGACGGTGGCACTCCCACTGGTTGCGATCGCTGGCGTCTCGTTGCTTCTGCGCTCGTTGGACTCCAGAGCTTTCCTGGCAAAGCTGATGAACCTGCGTGTTCTCAGGTTTTACGGCAAGATCAGCTATGGTCTGTATGTCTATCACTACCTGTTGCAAATTCCTCTGAAGCAGGTCCTCTATGTGCCGATTCACCATGTCTTGAAAAGTCATCTTCTTGCGGGCGTTGCTTATTTTGCACTGGCACTCGCAGTGTGCACGCTCATCGCCACATTAAGCCTGCAGTTTTATGAGAAGCCATTCCTTAGAATGAAACGCCGATTTGAAGAACCTGCGGGCCCAGCCCAGGAGCAGGCAGCTTGA